CTGTTCAGTACTATTTTCATGCTCCTACAGAGTAGTACTATTTATGTTATGGAGTTCCATCGATCGGCTGGTTATTTTACTGAttgaaaaaacaataaaatgaaTTAATTTAAATACCTCACCGTGCATCTGTCTGTCTATATACCATATATAAGAATATTgagaagaaattaagaaatgcCAAGCCTAAAGGAATAGATCGATCGATCGAGTAGCTGAAGTAGTTAGTTTGTTTCTTCAATTATCACATTTAAAGTTGCAGGGAATTAATGAGTTGTACCTGGCCTGTACCTACccttaagaaaagaaaaacaatactCCTATTGTAGCTCGATCGAAAACTCTATGATCATTAGGTACCATGcatgtgaattttttatttttgaaccaacaaaatcaacaattaTATAATGTTGCACGTCCGTTTGCTCATTTTTCTGTCGATCAAAATCTAACCATATTCAGACACACGTGCAATATGCAATGAAAACTGAATAGGTAGAAGAATTCACTCATATCCGAGTGTGTTATTGAGAAAAGccatacaaaaattaaaaacatgacAATGAGCTAGCCTTTTATAAGTAGAATCACAATGATCAGGGGCAAATTTAACGAGAGACCAAGGGGTCACGCGCCTTATCTATCTGCACTTAGACTGCCCCTATGCATATATTCTTATGAATTTTCATTTACCTCCACATATAATTATACTATTGCTCTGTGTAGATAGATGtttttcaacaaataaaatcatcccaaataatatataaaagaaaacacaagacAATAAAAGCAGACACTACGGATCCGAAAATAcagaaaacaataaacaaaaaaaaagccgtCTGGAACTAAGATGCCAGAGTCGAACCCTGTAAATAGATGTTATTACCTCCATGGACTTTCATTATAAGTcccaaaagaaatcaaattagCCCTTATTGCTTCACCATTTTTCTCTCACACATCACCTCTTCTCAAATTTTATGGAGTATGATTCTATTAGACAACTTTTTTACTACTCATGCATATGTTATGATTAGGATTCCGTGTactcaattttcaaatcgaatCTTTGCTTATATCGCGTtcttgaaatgcatgatgtagGATTCCTAAATTAATTGTTAATCTTGTTTGTTACATGCTTTTGATTTTTGTAATTCATGTACGTGTAGATTGTATGccaaaattttaagtttttcgATTTGAATTAAGAACATATATATCTTCAAAACATATGAATCAAGACTGAAAAGAAAAACCCGGCCCATTAAACTTTGTGGTGAAAAATATTTCCAGACCATGATTAATATATAGTGCCCAGTCTATACCAAATCCCTGCATACATCCTCCACTAACTGGCACGTAATGTTCATtggatggatatatatatataagcgtTAACTGAATCATTTAAAATGAAGTTTGTTACAGTACGTAGTAGTACGTATATCAGTTGGTATTAATTAATTGTAGGAGGAATTgaaattaaggcatgcaattGATCATCTTAACTTTCTAACCCCTGCTGATCGATTCAACTATGGATTGATTTCAATGGTTGGATCCAGTAGTCCACTTTCTAACCCAGAGGATTTATTTACGATCTCATTCAGTTTAGAAGGCTCCCAATCCCCAGCCACCCTAGAAGGATCGATGATGGCTGGCTATATGTATTAAGGAGGATGCATGCAAGAATCATGCATGATTATCAAAAAGATACGGCTATTCTCTTAGCTAGGGTTGTACTTAGGCCGGATAGATATATAGAGTCCAACCAAAACTGGAGTAATAAATATATGGGATTAGTGTGCTAATGTTAGTGTGTGTGGTTCTCGATCACAAAGAGGATTCATTTGTACGTGGCTCACAAACTTTAAAATTGCTACGTACTATGatactccttttctttttctttttcttttttttatttgaaaagagCTAGCTATATATGATACTCAAAATCTGGTGTtacaaattaattaattcacGTGGAAATTCGACAGATGGGATCCAATTTATGAAATTTCTAGAGCTGATTATTAGGTTTGTAGGAGTTGATAAAAGATATATTATCTTATTAATTAAAGAGATGCATTTAAAACTATACTCTACTAGCTagagataatatatatataaagaataAATTAAAGGTCGAGATTCACAGCCATGCATTTAAAACTGTGCCTCGGTTTGGCTTTCATGGTTCATTCATGTGCATGTGCGCCTTCTTGAATTCATTAATAATTGGAATCCGGCCCTAAACTTAATTACAGCTAGAAGCCATTCATGagcgcccttttttttttttccgttcagTTAGGACGTTTGAACAGTTTACGCACACTTTAAttagctttttaaaaaaatcccaCCGTATATCAACAGAAAAATTATTATTGGATGGCCTTGAAGTATCGTTACGTGTTATCCCAACACTCCTTAACCCCACACATTTTTTGTAAGGTCCATACCGTCAAGTGGTGTCCAAACATCGTTATACCACGAAAATTATTAAGTGATCCCGGAACACCGCTACGTGATGATCCAACCCTCCACCACCATAGATCCACTTGGACCTCAAGACTAAATGTTTGGACTCCACATGAATATGTGGTCAAGATtaccaaaaattcatttaacACCACATATTCATTCGAGACCAATAGCTAAGCATATGAACCCCCATACAAGTGGTGTCGAGACTCGAGAGTGTTGAGCACTTGCGGTTAAACAAGACCATCGAAGAATTACTTCAACTGGTGCGGGCGAGCCACGTACATTTAAAATCGGAACAAAAGTTCCATACATTCAGCGCTCCTTACCATACCTCACGTCAACACCCCTTTTCACCTAAGttattaaaaaacaaacaaaaccaccCTTTTCTCCTGTTCACAGCCCATTTGTATGTTTGTTCCGGTGGTAAGGAGGAATTTGCGCTTGCAACATGGCAGAGTTCGATTTCCCCTACAGGCAAACTATGATTTAAGTGGCGAGTTATGGCTGTGAGTTGCAGTACTAGTCTCCCCCGAAGATTTAGTCGAGGGACACGTAAGCTAGCCCGGATATttcagttataaaaaaaaaatcactaccGGAGAAAAAGTAAATGAGATCTTCACTGCATACTCTCTCAAATATGAACACTGTAATGTAAAATTGAGCGGACAATCCCGGCAAAACACGCAATCAATTAATAGAATGATCTAAGTCCAAAACAGGCTAATGCACAACAAGTTTACCCCATTTGGATTTGGATGGAAATACATATACAGTAGTAAAAAAGCCATATTACTACAACGTATGTTAAGGTACGCACGTAACGTACGTAGTTCTAGCATCTTTTAACAGTACTGTAAGCTACCCCGTCATTCCCTGCCAAGATCAAGTACTTGTCCTTCCTAGTAAGCCCAGTGCATTCAAACCCCAGAGCCTTCCCAATCTCACTCTGTACGTAATTAGCCACATCAATCCTCGATTTCTCACTATTTGCACCACTGACCTTATCGAGGAACTGAATGGTGTAACTAGGGAAAGGGTTCATGAGGAAGAAAATGGGGTCCAAACACTTGAACCCGCTCGCAGTTGTCCCGTAAAACAAGCTCACCTTCACGTCCATCGCCACGGGGACTATATCGTCGCTCAATTCTGCAAACAACGGGCTGAACCGTAACAAAAATGGCTCCCTACAAGTGGTCCCTTCGGGGCAAACAATCATGTCCCCTTGGTTCAACAACCTCTCCATCATCTCAGCATCTCGATTCCTGTCCCTTGTTAATCGGACAGTCTTGATGGGCGCTATGATCTCCGATACTCTACTCAGGCTGTATGTCGCGGCCGTGACGGGCTTCTTTAGACCGAAAGAGAAGTACAGTGGGTCCAACAAGGTCCTGTGGTTGCATACATATAGAAGGCCTTTGGGTTTAGAAACAGAGTACTGTAAGAAATAGGGATTTTTAACCTGGAGCCGGAGGCCGGTGAAGGCTAAGATTGGAATGAGCATGTTGTAGGGCAATGTTAAGCCAATAATGGCCCTGAAGAGGGCTAGGGAAAATCCAAATGGGACCCACATGAACATGGCAAGAGTGGCCAGTGGGGTCGGTCTGAATGCCAATCTGCCATCATGGAAGATAAGGGGCTTGGGGTATTTCTCTGTGGGAAGATGATGCCAGTTCCTCCTGTCCGCCCCACTCACCAAGTAAATCTCCTGTTACGACAACCACCACAATAATAAGGGACTGTTAACTTTTCTCTATCGATTCATATGCatacattcaaaaaaaatatatatgacaAGTTAAATGCTTGGTGGGCTCTGGCCCCGAATCGTTTTGTTTGTTCTCGTTatcataaaaatgcattttttttcttgtttcccctTGACTTGGAGTGACAACTGCAATTTTAAATtgttaaaagtgtaataattcGCCAAATTATTAGATAGGGACAAACTATTAAAAGAACATACAATCACATGACATTATTGAAATCTCTTAACACATGAATTTAGAAATATAATCGTGTCGTTGTCAAGAAATATGATTGCGTTTTGTTGTCAAAATACTAAGTAGTTCaaacagaaaaaatacaaatatttggAGATCGACCAATTATAATGTCGTGGTGTGAGAGTAGTCTTACCTTGCAGAGAGAGAACAATTGATGATCAAGAGATATGTTGAAGCTACTAATTCCAATGATTTTAGATGCTGTCTTGTCGTCTTCAAGCACCTCATCTAGaacaatcttcttcttcttctcttccatCAACCCCACAAAGTAGCCAGAGCACACCTTCAGTTCCCTGCCAACTACAAAGTCAATCTCCATGTAATCCCTCAAAAAACTATCAACCATTACCCGAGGCAAATCGGTGACCCCAACTTTCTTCCCACCTCTTCTTACCACCTCAAAGCTTTCCAAACCAACATCCTCCAAAAAGAACTTGGGTAAAACAGCTGTTCCCGCTCTAAAGCTCTGTTCTTTGATCCCAAGAAAGCAAACCATGACCATGATTTTCAAACCCATCTCATGGCCAACAACACAAATAAATGGGTACAAAATGAAGAGAATAAGTGCCCTTAAGATGCTTCCAGCTTCAAAGGCTACTAACAGGAAGTAAGGAAAAAGAGATTGGGATTTCAAGAGAGATCCTTCGACGCTGAAGATCAAAGTGTGGTCCAACAGGTCTTCTTGTCTATGAGCAAGAGAAGGGTACTTGTGAAATTTGGATTGGGTTGTGGTGCTGTAGCTTCTGTGTaaggtttttgggtttttgaaatatttgaGGAGGAGACGGGCGAAGAAGACAACAAGAGCTTTGAAGAAAAACGCATTCGACATTTTCTTAACCCACTTCTTTGTAATGGCTATGCGCACAGCAGTTGTTGACTTCTTGTGGTGTGTCCTCAGAAGAATATGAAGTACTCTATTTATGTCAGTCCAATTAGGGAAATGTCCATCGACTTGCGTCTTTATTACGAACGTGGCACCTTGTTGACTATGCCAACtctgtattttttgtattttatcaGAGCCAATCAGCCAACTCTGTATTTTATCAGGGcattgtttttttcctttttttttttaatttcttcctTCCCTTATGATCAAGTCATGGGGTGTGTTGTGTGGACGCTTTCCATAAGCGTGTACGGTGGGACCCGATAGAAGGTAGAGTGAAATAAATGATCGAGTATCCACGTAGAAAAGTCAGATAAGCATAAGAAATCTCTTTGGATTTCCACTCCTCTTTCTCTTATACTGAGCAGAGCTCAAATGTGGAAAGCCAGCGCATTTCAAGTTCAGAGTTGAGGGCTTTCAGTCGACAGCTCAAATATGTCAACGAAATAAAAGAATAACATATAAAACCAGGTGCCCTGCAAATTGGAGTAAAATGCAAGTTCCCTCTTGTTTTTTAGTACTCCAGTAGTTTCTCTATTACACTAGCTActagtttttagtattttacttCAACCAAGTTTGGACTATATTAATTcgatgaactttttttttggtttttcattaaAATGATTAGGATTAACTATTCTTCTCGACGAGAgtgttcaaaaaattataaaaatatgaaccaaaGTTCAGCAAATttagggataaaaaaaaacataaaaattcttttttttttccagtcaaCTTTTTTAGCTTTTGTTCATAACATTTTACTCTTTCAATTTATGTTGATAAGACAAATGATTAGTCTGAAAATTTTAACTCAAATCTAATCAATATTAGTAAAAAACAACTAACAAACAGAAATTTACCATAATTTAAGCTAGTCTATGTGGCTACAAGCTTATTTGGTTTTACCCCTTGACTTTCAAGGGGAAGGTCTGGGATTCGAGTCTATAGAGAGATATCGATCTCCCTTTAGTTGTTAACTCACTAATTTTCTGTTAACCTCACTGATGCATACAATATTGAAAagcaatatttattttttgctagagaaaaagaaagtgaaaggCCAATTTTAAAGTTCTACAGGCTACAACTTGAGCCCATGCAACCGACACACGCGTATAGCCCCAAACTGTTACCAGCTATTGCCCCATGAGACGGCTGCACATGGTCGTGTTGTTTAGGAAGGATCCAACATGTAACGCGCTATATAGtaactcagtttttttttttttccaaatcgtAGGAGTTGTATTGTATCAAATAACAGCCAAATACATCAAAGTTGGATATCGTTCCAAGATGAGTAAATTAATAACCAAACAAGAGGCCTAACTATCCAAAATCACCCACTAGAGCCTCGCAACCAGGCTTTGCCAGCTAATCTGTTATAACTGACCTCCAAACAGAGAGAGTAACACAAACCCTCAACTACAACAAAGACAAGCAAAAGAACACCAGAAACCCCACacaggcaagggaaaactttcaTTAAAGGGAGAGAACCAaatcaacaaaacccaaaataaacgaaaccaaaaagagacacaaaaataaataaataaaaacctgGCCCAGGATGCTGTTGCCAGAAGCCGTCGCACCGGATCCGTCAGCTTATTCGCCAGATGAGCAAAGCcaagccatctcatcttcaAATATTCACCAGATCGGCCCAAGCAAGGCCGGACAAGTAGACGAGGAAGGAGGCGAATggtggggggagggggaggatGGAGGCGGAGGGGAAGGGGAGGCAGAAGTGGAGCACGATAAGCCTAGGAGGTGAAAAAGAGGGAGGCCGGAGGAAGGGGCCGGGGAGGTGGAGGTGAGGAGTGCCGGCCAACATTGTTAAGCATTTAAGTAGACTATCAATTTGCAAACCAACAAATATAAATCAAGCAACATTACAGGGCGATGGTTGAGGCATAAAACAAAGATAAGTCTTTAATTATTTTCAAGTTATTTACAAGTGTAAATGGTATAATTACTGATTCTGTGAAATAATCACGGATGCAATCTTTAAAAGAAAGGTCGACAGAGATAGTGTAACGACTCGAGTCGTCAAGCACCGCAGCccaaaacataattaaattgATTGCTACACCCCGCGCCATTGGCCAACTCAATAAACAACAAATAACTAACGGAACACCAACACCCACTTCCTAAAGAAACTACATTATCTCTCGATACACCTTCCACGTACCCTTCTCTCTACAACCTTCCCCACTCTCGACCTCTCCTCCACAAACAGAAGCATTTTCCCCGTCTGCACCAAGAAGCATTTTCCCCGTCTGCACCAAGAAGAGAGATATATATCAGCCTTTCCACCAAAAGTTTACAGCACAACTATCATTGTCTTTCCAAGCCTTCCACGTGCCCCTCCCATGCACAAGTATATCATCTCTTGttatatatttcaaatattcCAAAGCTATTTTAACTTTCTCTACCCACTAGTTTTctgtcttttgtttcttttgtatgTTAACCAAAATCACAAATGCATCCATTTTGCACACTACCATTAATTGATGCACACACACTCTAGTATCACGTGCATACCGCTCACAAAATAAACACGTATATCTTCCATGCAATCCCTATATTGACTCAAATCCCCACAAATCTTTCAATTATATTAATCCCCattatattttgtatttggtgTTAATTAGATATTTAAATGCTTAAGAATGCGTTTgtttggggtctcaaaactcaattttctctctctgctcatggtctcccataagttttttcttcaattattaatcttatttgtctttctatttctctccactgattatccaaaaaatctccctcaaaatctaaaccaaacaaattaaCTATTAGATTTTCtaatcttgaaatttcaaaatcttgttcataATCCAGCCCCCGTGTCTATGAAATCCTGGCTCCTTCCCTATGGATGTTTAAATTACGTACGTTGTGCTTAGTTTTAGAAATTTATGTGTAAATTAAGTATATGCGCACTAATAAGCTTTTTAATTTTGACTAGTAATAATTGAAGTCCAATGAAGTTAATTAGTATTATCTTGTTGCTgttgattataaaaataagcTCCCAtgaccatatatatatacatacttaATGGTGCATGTGATCA
The sequence above is a segment of the Rhododendron vialii isolate Sample 1 chromosome 13a, ASM3025357v1 genome. Coding sequences within it:
- the LOC131314406 gene encoding probable glycerol-3-phosphate acyltransferase 3; translation: MSNAFFFKALVVFFARLLLKYFKNPKTLHRSYSTTTQSKFHKYPSLAHRQEDLLDHTLIFSVEGSLLKSQSLFPYFLLVAFEAGSILRALILFILYPFICVVGHEMGLKIMVMVCFLGIKEQSFRAGTAVLPKFFLEDVGLESFEVVRRGGKKVGVTDLPRVMVDSFLRDYMEIDFVVGRELKVCSGYFVGLMEEKKKKIVLDEVLEDDKTASKIIGISSFNISLDHQLFSLCKEIYLVSGADRRNWHHLPTEKYPKPLIFHDGRLAFRPTPLATLAMFMWVPFGFSLALFRAIIGLTLPYNMLIPILAFTGLRLQVKNPYFLQYSVSKPKGLLYVCNHRTLLDPLYFSFGLKKPVTAATYSLSRVSEIIAPIKTVRLTRDRNRDAEMMERLLNQGDMIVCPEGTTCREPFLLRFSPLFAELSDDIVPVAMDVKVSLFYGTTASGFKCLDPIFFLMNPFPSYTIQFLDKVSGANSEKSRIDVANYVQSEIGKALGFECTGLTRKDKYLILAGNDGVAYSTVKRC